A genomic window from Glaciihabitans sp. INWT7 includes:
- a CDS encoding single-stranded DNA-binding protein has product MAGETVITVVGNLTSDPELRYTQNGLAVANFTIASTPRTLDRGSNEWKDGEALFLRASVWREYAEQVAGSLTKGSRVIAIGRLKQRSYETKEGEKRTSIELEIDEIGPSLRYATAQVTRTSREGGGGNGGAPRVSQGANEPWAASAPASASSANAAGGDVWNTPGSYNDETPF; this is encoded by the coding sequence ATGGCCGGCGAAACCGTAATCACCGTGGTGGGCAACCTCACGAGCGACCCGGAGCTGCGCTACACGCAGAACGGGTTGGCGGTTGCCAACTTCACCATCGCATCCACTCCGCGCACCCTTGATCGGGGCAGCAACGAGTGGAAAGACGGCGAAGCACTCTTCCTTCGTGCGAGCGTCTGGCGCGAGTATGCCGAGCAGGTGGCCGGATCCCTCACCAAGGGTTCCCGCGTCATCGCGATCGGCCGGCTCAAGCAGCGCTCCTACGAGACCAAAGAGGGCGAGAAGCGCACCAGTATCGAGCTGGAGATCGACGAGATCGGTCCGAGCCTCCGCTATGCGACCGCACAGGTCACCCGCACCTCCCGTGAGGGCGGCGGCGGCAATGGCGGTGCACCTCGGGTCAGCCAGGGCGCCAACGAGCCGTGGGCGGCTTCCGCTCCGGCCTCGGCGTCATCGGCGAACGCTGCAGGCGGAGACGTCTGGAACACGCCGGGCAGCTACAACGACGAGACCCCCTTCTAG